The following coding sequences lie in one Colias croceus chromosome 1, ilColCroc2.1 genomic window:
- the LOC123696829 gene encoding coiled-coil domain-containing protein 124: MPKKFVGENSKAVAARQRKENAKQEKDQKLKKMIEDAEWDDNDDKLKKKQQKKEEQEKKRLEQLQKKAEAKALLEKEMESIKGKAIPPPPKITRAQITQMKEKTIKAEPEKPLPPKVVVEEPVLTENLNRLQIDGELAQSVDEAISILSDKVDIDKHPEKRLKAAYTAFEEINLPRLKAENPSLRLSQLKQMLRKEWLKSPQNPLNQKV; the protein is encoded by the exons ATGCCAAAGAAGTTTGTCGGTGAAAATAGTAAAGCAGTCGCTGCTCGACAACGGAAAGAAAATGCGAAACAAGAAAAGGACCAGAAACTAAAAAAGATGATCGAGGATGCTGAATGGGATGACAATGACGACAAATTGAAGAAAAAGCAGCAGAAAAAG gaGGAACAAGAGAAAAAACGCCTAGAACAGCTTCAAAAGAAAGCGGAAGCGAAGGCACTTTTGGAGAAAGAGATGGAATCTATTAAGGGCAAAGCTATTCCACCTCCACCAAAGATAACACGGGCACAAATCACTCAAATGAAGGAGAAGACTATTAAGGCTGAACCTGAGAAACCAttg CCTCCTAAAGTTGTTGTTGAGGAGCCTGTTCTTACAGAGAACTTGAACAGGCTACAAATCGATGGGGAATTGGCTCAGTCTGTTGATGAAGCTATTTCAATATTGAG tGATAAGGTAGACATAGATAAACATCCAGAAAAGAGATTGAAAGCAGCTTATACAGCATTTGAGGAGATTAATCTACCCAGGCTTAAAGCGGAGAATCCCTCTCTTAGGCTATCTCAACTGAAGCAAATGCTGAGGAAGGAATGGTTAAAATCCCCTCAAAATCCGCTCAACCAAAAGGTTTAA
- the LOC123696838 gene encoding 28S ribosomal protein S11, mitochondrial, giving the protein MLNAIRNSLRVSVGSFVRPFQTAAPLAKEKFDHKRIPADDEGVQGEKIIDLDAVLKQKRNLFPTLESDNELHDGVLYKDLPICNIRVSHNNTIFTITNADGTVKLIRSCGMEGFKNTKKGTNIAAQTTAIAIGTRAIDKGFRTIRVRVQGLGPGRLSAVKGLTMAGLQVVSVTDATHVSWNPPRPRKARRL; this is encoded by the exons ATGTTAAACGCAATCAGAAATAGCTTACGCGTCTCTGTTGGTAGCTTCGTTCGACCGTTTCAAACTGCAGCTCCTTTAGCTAAAGAAAAATTTGATCACAAACGAATTCCTGCAGATGATGAAGGAGTACAAGGCGAAAAGATTATAGATTTAGATGCCGTGTTAAAACA GAAAAGGAACTTATTTCCAACATTGGAATCAGACAATGAGCTACACGATGGAGTGCTGTACAAAGATCTTCCAATTTGTAATATAAGAGTATCACATAACAACACTATATTCACAATTACAAATGCTGATGGCACAGTGAAACTTATTAGGTCTTGCGGTATGGAAGgttttaaaaacacaaaaaaaggGACAAATATAGCTGCTCAAACAACAGCTATAGCCATTGGCACT aGAGCTATTGATAAAGGATTTAGAACCATAAGAGTGAGGGTGCAAGGTCTTGGACCAGGGAGATTG TCTGCTGTGAAAGGGTTAACAATGGCTGGTCTTCAAGTTGTATCAGTTACTGATGCTACACATGTTTCATGGAACCCACCAAGACCAAGAAAAGCTAGGAGATTGTAG
- the LOC123696759 gene encoding proline-rich protein PRCC encodes MALVAYDNSDGSDYEDDENETHVVTPVTSLNQALKGLPPKESNTVEQNDPNDEQNLFNQLPKPTTQKIVVNEEDDEFLHKKATISEVVKPKSRITVPSLNDFKDVEDTVPSVRPKPANGKKSGLLSMLPQPKNGTSTSSKMLIPHSVTKKPQTASVKKKGPLPSPMKKAKVETKNLLLADYSDDSDDDIENDFFSIHKTVELPPADEPLDIDVSTETQSSSKKEPRSIESYFKKEEPVELEPECVEPEYNVNPDAYQNVEDSNVTNNEAVLDDEAILKLCGTRGKRKREEIQIVDINQQEVLKDAREMLLRGLMDDTTKRQSHSKKRGNEPTSQQKRKHQITYLAHQAKANEAELQNQWANNRMTKRQTQSKYGF; translated from the exons atggcATTGGTTGCTTACGACAATAGTGATGGAAGTGATTATGAAGATGATGAAAATGAAACCCACGTTGTTACACCTGTTACTTCTTTAAATCAAGCTTTGAaag GCTTGCCACCAAAAGAATCAAACACTGTTGAACAAAACGATCCCAACGATGAACAGAATCTCTTTAATCAACTGCCAAAACCTACTACTCAGAAAATTGTAGTCAATGAGGAAGATGATGAATTTCTTCATAAAAAGGCAACAATAAGTGAAGTTGTAAAACCCAAGTCAAGAATTACAGTACCCTCTTTGAACGAT TTTAAAGATGTTGAAGATACAGTTCCAAGTGTGAGACCAAAACCAGCAAATGGG aaaaaatCAGGATTACTTAGTATGTTACCACAGCCTAAAAATGGAACTAGCACATCATCCAAAATGTTAATACCACATTCAGTTACGAAAAAACCACAAACTGCATCGGTTAAGAAAAAAGGTCCACTGCCATCTCCCATGAAAAAAGCTAAAGTGGAAACAAAGAATTTGTTATTAGCAGACTACTCTGATGATAGCGATGATGATATAGAAAATGACTTTTTCTCAATTCATAAGACAGTGGAATTGCCCCCTGCAGATGAGCCTTTGGACATTGACGTCAGTACTGAAACACAGTCATCAAGTAAAAAGGAACCGAGAAGTATTGAGTCTTATTTCAAAAAGGAAGAACCTGTGGAGTTGGAACCCGAATGTGTAGAACCTGAATATAATGTTAATCCTGATGCTTATCAAAATGTAGAAGACAGTAATGTTACAAATAATGAAGCTGTGCTGGATGACGAAGct atattaaaattatgtggCACGAGAGGAAAGCGCAAGCGGGAAGAGATTCAAATTGTGGATATCAACCAACAAGAGGTTCTCAAGGATGCAAGGGAAATGTTGCTCAGGGGTCTGATGGACGATACTACGAAACGGCAATCACACAGTAAGAAACGTGGCAACGAACCGACCAGTCAGCAGAAACGGAAACACCAGATCACATATTTGGCACATCAA gcTAAAGCAAATGAAGCTGAACTTCAGAACCAATGGGCAAATAACAGGATGACAAAGAGACAGACACAATCAAAATATGGtttttaa
- the LOC123690831 gene encoding unconventional prefoldin RPB5 interactor 1 translates to MNFLDNVFKQSLAENERNLTFWQDYLNNLKSLDFSTFSDKLKVPILVPIGNKILFRGALKHTNEVTVALGADYFAKCSIKQAEILRQHRIKDAQAKVDLYTKEKEYLENQLTFNISNVYEQPGQDIIETCTEDEDKLWREKHRERVRQYNQSEEKKKEKIESEMTDEELWNRLEELELQEELEAEYRSMTNRNDSDSDGNESFIVKDEEAITFPQSTKQTEQQKENKEVSRNIKSDTNREVDTKSKVDLLKQVIDRQKDLEVKLIELKNKERGRCQTEQDLIGKLDEMEQLDELEDEMERLDDILNEDSDDTEISEISEERSTSTSLKKSVSFADEDNSETLEITFKHSDVEPNTEPYIPDKGITKPSDIYEAYSNLFTDGTTSILRKSKYDNDKSETIAPEITNVQPEEELRHTIVVKDVIEKAECNEKSNNPSRPVSLFKKRRQQKP, encoded by the exons aTGAATTTTCTCGATAATGTATTCAAACAA AGTTTAGCAGAAAATGAAcgaaatttaacattttggCAAGACTATTTGAATAACCTTAAGTCTTTGGATTTTAGTACATTTAGTGATAAGTTAAAAGTGCCTATTTTAGTGCCCattggtaataaaatattatttagaggAGCTCTCAAACATACAAATGAAGTTACAGTTGCTCTTGGAGCTGATTATTTTGCTAAGTGCTCAATAAAACAAGCTGAAATATTACGACAACATAGAATAAAAG ATGCTCAGGCAAAAGTAGATCTGTACACAAAGGAGAAagaatatttagaaaatcagttaacatttaatataagtaatgtATATGAACAACCTGGACAAGACATCATTGAGACTTGTACAGAAGATGAAGACAAATTATGGAGGGAAAAGCATAGAGAAAGAGTCAGGCAATACAATCAGAGTGAGGAAAAGAAAAAAGAGAAGATTGAAAGTGAAATGACTGATGAGGAATTGTGGAATAGATTAGAGGAACTGGAATTACAAGAAGAATTGGAAGCTGAATATAGGAGCATGACAAACAGAAACGACTCAGACTCAGATGGAAATGAATCATTTATAGTGAAAGATGAAGAAGCCATCACCTTTCCACAAAGTACAAAACAAACTGAGCAACAGAAGGAAAATAAAGAAGTTAgtagaaatattaaaagtgaTACCAATAGAGAGGTTGACACAAAATCAAAGgtagatttattaaaacagGTTATAGATAGGCAAAAAGATTTAGAAGTTAAACTTATAGAATTGAAGAATAAGGAGAGAGGTAGATGTCAAACAGAACAAGATTTAATAGGAAAATTGGATGAAATGGAACAACTTGATGAGCTGGAAGATGAAATGGAAAG atTAGATGATATTCTAAATGAAGATTCAGATGATACTGAAATATCTGAAATATCCGAAGAAAGATCAACATCAACATCTCTGAAGAAAAGTGTTTCATTTGCTGATGAAGATAACAGTGAAACATtagaaataacatttaaacattCAGATGTAGAACCAAATACAGAACCGTACATTCCTGATAAGGGAATAACCAAACCAAGTGATATATATGAAGCatattctaatttatttactgaTGGAACAACTTCTATATTAAGAAAATCTAAGTATGACAATGATAAATCAGAAACAATTGCTCCAGAAATAACAAATGTACAACCAGAGGAGGAATTGAGGCATACTATTGTTGTAAAGGATGTTATAGAAAAGGCAGAATGTAATGAAAAATCTAATAATCCGTCAAGACCAGTCAGTTTGTTTAAAAAGAGAAGGCAACAAAAACCATAG